CCCGTGCCTGACATTTCCGAGAAACCCGGCATGAGACAGCAAAATCCACAGGTGTGTTATGAGCTCCCTATTTCCAGCAAGTCGTGTCTTATGCTTGGCTGCTCTGGTTGATGCTGCCAAGTGTAGGAGGAAACCTGTCCAAAACACTGCTAGATCCCTCCAAAGGCCTACTctatcttcttcataagcatctATCAACTGCTTCCCAAGCTTTGCACCCATCTGGGTTATCGAATTATGGATATCATCATTACGTACAATAGTATCGTCCCTATCTGTAGTTGGTATGGAACTGTTAGTGGCATCACCTCCCATTGTATCAGGATTTTCTTCATCATTAGCCATCTGGACCCTGAGTGCTTCTCCCTGGATTACTGAACTTTCAGGGGCTACTTGTTCTACTACATTACCCATCCCACTGGGCACCTCCTGCTTGGACTCTTTAGAGGGCTTCGTGGCAATCTCGATAAGTTTGCTGTAAACATTTTGCATCGACTGGGATGCAGAGCGACCAGTAGCATGATAGATTTCACAACGCACCGCATTCAAGACCTTTCTAACAACAATGCCGTTGTCCGGCACCAATGCTATGGTAAGCAGGTATGCACAATAATTCGATAAGCTGACAGCAGTTAAGTAATGTGGCCACACATCTTCTGGAGTTGTTGATTTCTTGGCCAAGACCCTGTTCCGAAGCCATCTAACCTTCGGTTTTTTCGCTTCATCAGAGGTATGTATCTCGCACAAGCATGTTGCGATGTGCCAGACCAGTATGCTGTGGGTATCATTTGCCCCTGTTAGCTGCTGCATAAGGGATTCATTTGACTCCGGCCCATTTGCCCTTCTTAGCTGCTGCATAAGGGCCTCGTTTGATCCGAAGGCATTTAATAAGTAGGTTTCCAACTTTCTTTCTGGATGCTGGAGGCCCTTGAACGACTCAAGTATCGCCGTCTTTACCTCTGACTCCAGCTTCATTCTTGTGGGAAATTTGGCCAACTTGAATATTCTGTGAAATTTGTTCCAACGATGCGAATCAGAAATCAGAAGGTTATACTGGAAGATCCTTTGATCCCACTTGCTCCTGATGAACCAGAACATCGTTCGCATTACTGCCTCCACTATCAGGTTCCGCCAGCACCGATGCTTGACGTACATACAGATCATCAGAACCTTGTTCCATTGAGAGAATACATATAGATAGACCTCTGACAGCTCCTTGGCAATGATAAGACCAACTATGATGCGAGTGACAATCACCCCGTGAGTGATGATATTTTTGTCTGCTTGATCCATCCTCTCTGGTATATGACGGACAGGATATACAAGGTAGCCGGTAGCAGCAACAAGAGACAAAGACATGAGCATTCTCCTGTATGGAAATCCGTCAGCAAACATAGCGGAATGCTTGCTATAGAACAAGTCTTGGAGGAAGGACAATTCCACCTCCATGATGCGGAACGCCTTCTCATAATTGTCTCTCTTCTCTTGCAGGATGTAGCCGAAGAGGAGCTGCCTTGTCTTCTTTAGGCTAGCCTCGTGTATCGGGAGATTATAGAACCGACGGCGCAGCAGCTTGTACAT
This Triticum urartu cultivar G1812 unplaced genomic scaffold, Tu2.1 TuUngrouped_contig_4292, whole genome shotgun sequence DNA region includes the following protein-coding sequences:
- the LOC125527619 gene encoding uncharacterized protein LOC125527619 — encoded protein: MPSAGIVAASILATMKLLFKMDSVTHVASVELWVLMTTLLLVVRFLLDCFGPWHTDRAMSTTIQVIEMLNYSMVHYTMGLMQLSAKRVNDYFQVWAVLLVTLQHSVKTGRLYQRSKQIPLLDLMSSFWAANLLRMQTFFLLRIPLWMIWALNAIRIIAYFASSDGAQTINQENTRLVSDYMRYEHTLGPSPSGDATDSNNGISMQSYKYLVYGEDKALHDSQRGRTTASAQYRIRLDTDNKKLVTLDKIWNVDAGSSGLLGGSNDTGNRLKDVCLSFGMYKLLRRRFYNLPIHEASLKKTRQLLFGYILQEKRDNYEKAFRIMEVELSFLQDLFYSKHSAMFADGFPYRRMLMSLSLVAATGYLVYPVRHIPERMDQADKNIITHGVIVTRIIVGLIIAKELSEVYLYVFSQWNKVLMICMYVKHRCWRNLIVEAVMRTMFWFIRSKWDQRIFQYNLLISDSHRWNKFHRIFKLAKFPTRMKLESEVKTAILESFKGLQHPERKLETYLLNAFGSNEALMQQLRRANGPESNESLMQQLTGANDTHSILVWHIATCLCEIHTSDEAKKPKVRWLRNRVLAKKSTTPEDVWPHYLTAVSLSNYCAYLLTIALVPDNGIVVRKVLNAVRCEIYHATGRSASQSMQNVYSKLIEIATKPSKESKQEVPSGMGNVVEQVAPESSVIQGEALRVQMANDEENPDTMGGDATNSSIPTTDRDDTIVRNDDIHNSITQMGAKLGKQLIDAYEEDRVGLWRDLAVFWTGFLLHLAASTRAAKHKTRLAGNRELITHLWILLSHAGFLGNVRHGQTILDPEDLDDVDPLR